From one Streptomyces sp. N50 genomic stretch:
- a CDS encoding SDR family NAD(P)-dependent oxidoreductase: MNLSFDFTGQSVIVTGGARGIGLELGRFFADSGADVFLIDYDGEEVTKAAAEVGARAVPGDVSSTEDIDRAVEQVIAETGRIDVVVNNAGILRDKVLWKLTDDDWESVLAIHAGGTFRLTRACVPHFRARGYGRVVNVTSYTGLHGNTGQANYATAKAGIIGFTKTAAKELARFGVTVNAISPNAETRMVASIPEDKKAELAAGIPLGRFGDASEMCAAVGFLASHEAGYVTGVVLPVDGGISI, translated from the coding sequence ATGAACCTGTCCTTCGACTTCACCGGCCAGTCCGTGATCGTGACCGGCGGCGCGCGAGGTATCGGTCTCGAACTCGGCCGGTTCTTCGCGGACTCCGGTGCCGACGTCTTCCTCATCGACTACGACGGCGAGGAGGTCACCAAGGCCGCGGCCGAGGTGGGAGCGCGAGCCGTCCCCGGTGACGTCAGCAGCACCGAGGACATCGACCGGGCTGTCGAGCAGGTCATCGCCGAGACCGGCCGGATCGACGTCGTCGTCAACAACGCCGGAATCCTGCGCGACAAGGTCCTGTGGAAGCTCACAGACGACGACTGGGAGAGCGTCCTGGCCATCCACGCCGGCGGTACCTTCCGACTGACCCGCGCCTGCGTTCCGCACTTCCGCGCCCGGGGCTACGGCCGCGTCGTCAACGTCACTTCCTACACCGGCCTGCACGGCAACACCGGTCAGGCGAACTACGCCACCGCCAAGGCCGGGATCATCGGATTCACCAAGACCGCAGCCAAGGAACTGGCCCGGTTCGGGGTCACCGTCAACGCGATCTCCCCCAACGCCGAGACCCGGATGGTCGCCTCCATCCCCGAGGACAAGAAGGCCGAACTGGCGGCGGGCATCCCGCTGGGCAGGTTCGGCGACGCTTCCGAGATGTGCGCCGCGGTGGGCTTCCTCGCCTCCCACGAAGCGGGATACGTCACCGGCGTCGTACTGCCCGTCGACGGCGGGATCTCGATCTGA
- the hpaE gene encoding 5-carboxymethyl-2-hydroxymuconate semialdehyde dehydrogenase — MSTAPEGLPSTIRHWIGGELVDAADGRTFDVTDPVSNTVYTQAARGARDDVQRAVEAARAAFPGWSSISNRERARVLYRVADAVEARHDRLARFESYDSGLPITQAKGQARRAAENFRYFADVIVALGEEAFRQGEEQFSYVVRTPVGVAGLITPWNTPFMLESWKLAPALAAGCTLVLKPAEWTPLSASLWPEIFAEAGVPAGVVNIVHGIGEEAGQALVDHPDVPLISFTGSTDTGRHIIRSSAEHLKTTSMELGGKSPVVVFADADIEAALDSVVFGVFSLNGERCTAGSRVLVERPLYEEFTRRLAERAERVRVGLPSDPATEVGALVHTEHYERVLNYVEIGKKEARLVAGGVRPDHLTEGNYLQPTVFADVSRDARIFQEEIFGPVVAVAPFDEEAEAIGLANATQFGLAAYIWTSDLKRGHRIAHAVESGMVWINSHNVRDLRTPFGGVKASGVGREGGAHSIDFYTESKIVHVALGEVHTPRFGAAS; from the coding sequence GTGAGCACCGCCCCCGAGGGACTGCCCTCGACCATCCGGCACTGGATCGGCGGCGAACTCGTCGACGCGGCCGACGGCCGCACTTTCGACGTCACCGACCCGGTGTCCAACACCGTCTACACCCAGGCCGCACGGGGTGCGCGGGACGACGTCCAGCGGGCGGTGGAAGCGGCGCGGGCCGCCTTCCCCGGCTGGTCGTCGATATCCAACCGTGAGCGCGCTCGCGTTCTGTACCGCGTCGCCGACGCTGTCGAGGCCCGCCACGACCGCCTCGCCCGGTTCGAGTCGTACGACTCGGGTCTGCCGATCACCCAGGCCAAGGGCCAGGCCCGGCGCGCCGCCGAGAACTTCCGCTACTTCGCCGACGTCATCGTCGCGCTCGGAGAGGAGGCCTTCCGGCAGGGCGAGGAGCAGTTCAGCTACGTGGTCCGCACCCCAGTAGGGGTCGCCGGCCTGATCACCCCGTGGAACACCCCGTTCATGCTGGAGAGCTGGAAGCTCGCGCCGGCCCTCGCCGCCGGCTGCACGCTCGTCCTCAAGCCCGCCGAGTGGACGCCCCTGTCGGCTTCGCTCTGGCCGGAGATCTTCGCCGAGGCGGGGGTGCCGGCCGGAGTCGTGAACATCGTCCACGGCATCGGCGAGGAGGCCGGGCAGGCCCTCGTCGACCACCCGGACGTGCCCCTGATCTCCTTCACGGGCTCGACCGACACGGGCCGCCACATCATCCGTTCCTCGGCCGAGCACCTGAAGACCACGTCGATGGAGCTGGGCGGCAAGTCCCCTGTTGTCGTCTTCGCCGACGCCGACATCGAGGCGGCTCTGGACTCCGTGGTCTTCGGCGTGTTCTCGCTCAACGGCGAACGCTGCACGGCGGGTTCCCGGGTGCTCGTCGAGCGCCCGCTGTACGAGGAGTTCACCCGCCGCCTCGCCGAGCGCGCCGAGCGGGTCAGGGTCGGCCTGCCGTCCGACCCCGCCACCGAGGTGGGGGCACTGGTCCACACGGAGCACTACGAACGCGTCCTGAACTACGTCGAGATCGGCAAGAAGGAGGCCCGGCTGGTGGCGGGCGGCGTCCGCCCGGACCACCTCACCGAGGGCAACTACCTTCAGCCGACCGTGTTCGCCGACGTGTCCCGTGACGCCCGTATCTTCCAGGAGGAGATCTTCGGCCCCGTCGTGGCCGTCGCGCCCTTCGACGAGGAGGCCGAGGCGATCGGGCTGGCCAACGCCACGCAGTTCGGCCTGGCCGCGTACATCTGGACCTCGGACCTCAAGCGCGGCCACCGCATCGCGCACGCCGTCGAGTCCGGCATGGTCTGGATCAACTCGCACAACGTACGCGACCTGCGCACCCCCTTCGGGGGAGTCAAGGCCTCCGGCGTGGGCCGCGAGGGCGGCGCCCACAGCATCGACTTCTACACCGAGTCCAAGATCGTCCACGTCGCGCTCGGCGAAGTCCACACCCCTCGATTCGGAGCCGCCTCATGA
- the hpaD gene encoding 3,4-dihydroxyphenylacetate 2,3-dioxygenase, with protein sequence MSTPAPDVVRSAYAQLAVTDLARARWFWVDMLGFHVQYENADSLYLRGTDELTHHSLVLRKGEVAALDHISYRVRTPEDVDKAEKFFRQLGRPVKRLKKGEGTVGVGDAVRVVDPLGFPVEFFHEIERGERLIQRYDLHRGAQIARLDHFNICTPDIPAAYAHYKSLGFGCSETIEGDEHELYAAWMYRKQTVHDVAFTGGAGPRLHHLGVATHESHQVLRTADIFGALHEEKHIERGPGRHGVSNAFYVYLRDPDGHRVEIYTSDYYTGDPDHETYRWNVNDDRRRDFWGNAVIESWYKEATPVLDLDGRQQPVGSALLDESAVQVGADGLG encoded by the coding sequence ATGAGCACCCCGGCACCCGACGTCGTCCGCTCCGCCTACGCCCAGCTGGCCGTCACCGACCTGGCCAGGGCCCGCTGGTTCTGGGTGGACATGCTCGGATTCCACGTCCAGTACGAGAACGCCGACTCGCTCTACCTGCGCGGGACCGACGAGCTCACTCATCACTCCCTCGTGCTGCGCAAGGGCGAGGTCGCCGCTCTCGACCACATCTCCTACCGCGTCCGCACTCCGGAGGACGTCGACAAGGCGGAGAAGTTCTTCCGCCAACTCGGCCGCCCCGTCAAGCGGTTGAAGAAGGGCGAGGGCACGGTCGGCGTCGGGGACGCCGTACGCGTCGTCGACCCGCTCGGCTTCCCGGTCGAGTTCTTCCACGAGATCGAGCGGGGTGAGCGCCTCATCCAGCGTTACGACCTCCACCGCGGCGCCCAGATCGCACGCCTCGACCATTTCAACATCTGCACCCCCGACATCCCCGCCGCGTACGCCCACTACAAGTCCCTCGGCTTCGGCTGCTCGGAGACCATCGAGGGTGACGAGCACGAGCTGTACGCCGCCTGGATGTACCGCAAGCAGACCGTCCACGACGTGGCCTTCACCGGCGGCGCGGGCCCCCGCCTGCACCACCTCGGGGTGGCCACCCACGAGTCCCACCAGGTGCTGCGCACCGCGGACATCTTCGGCGCGCTGCACGAGGAGAAGCACATCGAGCGCGGGCCCGGCCGGCACGGTGTCTCCAACGCCTTCTACGTCTACCTGCGCGATCCCGACGGCCACCGCGTGGAGATCTACACCTCCGACTACTACACCGGCGACCCGGACCACGAGACGTACCGGTGGAACGTCAACGACGACCGCCGCCGTGACTTCTGGGGCAACGCGGTGATCGAGTCCTGGTACAAGGAGGCGACACCGGTTCTCGACCTCGACGGGCGGCAACAGCCGGTGGGCAGCGCCCTGTTGGACGAGTCCGCCGTCCAGGTGGGGGCCGACGGACTCGGCTGA
- a CDS encoding MarR family winged helix-turn-helix transcriptional regulator has protein sequence MNHEQPDNEDLHFWSFIDHAVSRANRELPGVDPLAMRLVLTLHRAANMLVYDLESTVHRPRGWSWPGFRVLFSIWLSSPVEAKKVAELSGMSRAAVSALVNTLERDGLVTKARAPHDGRAVNLTLTESGLHAITTAFQAHNEREQEWAGSLSADEQKTLIALLEKLTAHSLRFEVKQRT, from the coding sequence GTGAATCACGAGCAGCCGGACAACGAGGACCTGCATTTCTGGTCGTTCATCGATCATGCGGTCAGCCGCGCGAACCGTGAGCTCCCGGGCGTCGATCCGCTGGCGATGCGGTTGGTGCTCACCCTTCACAGGGCCGCAAACATGCTGGTCTACGACCTGGAATCGACCGTCCACCGGCCCCGGGGATGGTCCTGGCCCGGCTTCCGCGTGCTGTTCTCGATCTGGCTGTCGAGCCCCGTCGAGGCAAAGAAGGTCGCGGAGCTGTCCGGCATGAGTCGCGCGGCCGTGTCGGCGCTGGTGAACACGCTGGAGCGCGACGGTCTCGTCACGAAGGCGCGCGCCCCGCACGACGGGCGCGCGGTCAATCTCACCCTCACCGAGAGTGGTCTGCACGCGATCACCACGGCGTTCCAGGCGCACAACGAGCGCGAGCAGGAGTGGGCGGGCTCTCTCAGCGCGGACGAACAGAAAACGCTCATCGCACTGCTGGAGAAGCTCACCGCCCACTCACTGCGATTCGAGGTGAAGCAACGGACGTGA
- a CDS encoding acetyl-CoA C-acyltransferase, with translation MNDAVIVAAVRTPVGKRGGALSSVHPADLSAHVLEALVERTGVHPALVDDVVWGCVSQVGEQTFDIARTAVLSAGWPESVPGTTVDRQCGSSQQAVHFGAAGLISGYYDVVVVGGVENMSRIPMGSAAATGNPLGERYAKRYGPEFPNQGIGAEMIAEAWGLSRTQLDEFALTSHERAATATDAGLFTTEIEPVVAADKLVTKDEGIRRGGTLDKLSTLRPAFREDGRVTAANSSQISDGASALLMTTSEAAAALGLTPLARIHTAVVTGSAPMPMLTGPIPATRKVLAKSGVALDEIGVFEVNEAFASVVLAWAAEFDVDMARVNPRGGAIALGHPLGGSGARLMTTMLHHMRAENIRYGLQTMCEGGGQANATLLELL, from the coding sequence ATGAACGACGCCGTCATCGTCGCCGCCGTGCGCACCCCGGTGGGGAAGCGCGGCGGTGCGCTGTCGTCCGTCCACCCGGCCGACCTGTCCGCCCACGTCCTCGAAGCTCTCGTCGAACGCACGGGAGTCCACCCGGCGCTCGTCGACGACGTCGTGTGGGGATGTGTCAGCCAGGTCGGGGAGCAGACCTTCGACATCGCCCGCACCGCGGTTCTGTCGGCGGGCTGGCCCGAGTCCGTACCGGGGACCACGGTCGACCGTCAGTGCGGCTCCTCGCAGCAAGCCGTGCACTTCGGAGCCGCGGGACTCATATCCGGCTACTACGACGTGGTCGTCGTCGGTGGTGTGGAGAACATGTCCCGGATTCCCATGGGGTCCGCGGCGGCGACCGGCAATCCGCTGGGCGAGCGCTATGCCAAGCGGTACGGCCCGGAGTTCCCGAACCAGGGCATCGGCGCCGAGATGATCGCCGAAGCGTGGGGGCTGTCCCGGACCCAACTCGACGAGTTCGCGCTGACCTCGCACGAGCGCGCGGCCACCGCCACGGATGCCGGACTGTTCACCACGGAGATCGAACCCGTGGTGGCGGCCGACAAGTTGGTCACGAAGGACGAGGGCATACGACGCGGCGGGACCCTCGACAAACTGAGCACGCTCCGCCCGGCCTTCCGCGAAGACGGCCGCGTCACCGCCGCCAACTCCTCGCAGATCTCGGACGGAGCATCCGCTTTGCTGATGACGACGAGCGAGGCGGCGGCCGCTCTGGGCCTGACGCCGCTCGCCCGCATCCACACGGCGGTCGTCACCGGTTCCGCGCCGATGCCGATGCTGACCGGCCCGATACCGGCGACACGCAAGGTGCTGGCCAAGTCGGGAGTCGCCCTCGACGAGATCGGCGTCTTCGAGGTCAACGAGGCCTTCGCGTCGGTGGTGCTCGCATGGGCGGCGGAGTTCGACGTGGACATGGCCCGTGTGAACCCTCGCGGCGGCGCCATCGCACTCGGCCATCCCCTGGGCGGATCGGGGGCCCGGCTGATGACCACCATGCTCCACCACATGCGCGCCGAGAACATCCGCTACGGCCTCCAGACGATGTGCGAGGGCGGGGGCCAGGCCAACGCGACCCTTCTCGAACTCCTCTGA
- a CDS encoding fumarylacetoacetate hydrolase family protein: MTHPLGHPPSKIIALHLNYPSRAKERGRIPAHPSYFLKPPSSLAGTKEALVRPEGCELLGFEGEIALVIGSRAQRVRPEDGWRYVRWVTAANDAGVYDLRYADRGSNLRSKGGDGFTPIGPRLLDARQLDPAALRLRTWVNGELVQDDTTDTLLFPFGELIADLSRQVTLEPGDVILTGTPAGASVVAPGDLVEVEVTGNGLSTGRLRNPVAAGPALEPYGAMPKADPAEREAAYGTAYTPAPLLDKRIEEGLRSVAVATLSAQLRARGLPHMSIDGVRPTLPDRTMVGVAHTLRYLPLREDLFKKYGNGMNAQKRAIEELRPGHVLVMDARRDTSAGTLGDILALRAQMRGAAGVVTDGGLRDSAAVTELGLPVYHGGEHPSVLGRRHVPWDSGVPIACGGALVQPGDLIVGDADGVVVVPPELAEELIADCGEQELRERFITEQVRAGYSVDGLYPLGPDWREPFEQWRRSHDPSQASQGESA; the protein is encoded by the coding sequence ATGACGCACCCGCTCGGACACCCCCCGTCGAAGATCATCGCCCTGCATCTCAACTACCCCAGCCGCGCCAAGGAGCGCGGCCGGATCCCCGCCCATCCGTCCTACTTCCTCAAGCCACCCTCGTCGCTGGCGGGCACCAAGGAGGCGCTCGTCCGCCCCGAGGGGTGCGAACTCCTCGGCTTCGAAGGCGAGATCGCCCTGGTCATCGGCTCACGCGCGCAGCGGGTGAGGCCCGAGGACGGCTGGCGGTACGTGCGCTGGGTGACCGCCGCCAACGACGCGGGTGTGTACGACCTGCGCTACGCCGACCGCGGCTCCAACCTCCGCTCCAAGGGCGGAGACGGCTTCACGCCGATCGGGCCGCGACTGCTGGACGCACGCCAACTCGACCCGGCCGCCCTGCGGTTGCGGACCTGGGTCAACGGCGAACTGGTCCAGGACGACACCACGGACACCCTGCTGTTCCCGTTCGGCGAGCTGATCGCGGACCTGTCGAGGCAGGTCACCCTGGAGCCGGGGGACGTCATCCTCACCGGCACGCCGGCCGGCGCCTCCGTGGTCGCCCCCGGTGACCTGGTCGAGGTCGAGGTGACCGGAAACGGGCTGTCCACCGGACGCCTGCGCAATCCCGTCGCCGCCGGGCCCGCCCTGGAGCCGTACGGGGCGATGCCCAAGGCCGATCCGGCGGAGCGCGAGGCCGCCTACGGGACGGCTTACACACCCGCGCCCCTGCTGGACAAGCGGATCGAGGAGGGACTGCGCTCGGTCGCCGTCGCCACCCTCAGCGCACAGCTCCGTGCCCGCGGCCTGCCGCACATGTCCATCGACGGCGTCCGCCCCACGCTGCCGGACCGGACCATGGTCGGCGTCGCGCACACCCTGCGCTACCTGCCGCTGCGCGAGGACCTGTTCAAGAAGTACGGCAACGGAATGAACGCCCAGAAGCGGGCGATCGAGGAGCTGCGGCCGGGCCACGTGCTCGTCATGGACGCCCGCCGCGACACCTCCGCCGGGACCCTCGGCGACATCCTCGCGTTGCGTGCCCAGATGCGCGGGGCGGCCGGGGTGGTCACAGACGGCGGCCTGCGCGACAGCGCCGCGGTCACCGAGCTCGGCCTGCCCGTCTACCACGGCGGGGAGCACCCCTCCGTCCTGGGCCGCCGTCACGTCCCGTGGGACAGCGGTGTGCCCATCGCCTGCGGTGGCGCCCTGGTGCAGCCGGGCGACCTGATCGTCGGTGACGCGGACGGCGTCGTGGTCGTACCGCCCGAGCTGGCCGAGGAGTTGATCGCCGACTGCGGGGAGCAGGAGCTGCGGGAGCGCTTCATCACCGAGCAGGTGCGTGCCGGGTACAGCGTCGACGGGCTGTATCCCCTCGGTCCCGACTGGCGCGAACCGTTCGAGCAGTGGCGCCGCAGCCATGACCCCTCGCAAGCCTCGCAAGGAGAATCCGCATGA
- the hpaB gene encoding 4-hydroxyphenylacetate 3-monooxygenase, oxygenase component: protein MAARTGKEYLERLAASRPTVHIQGETVTGGIQDHPAFRNVVQTYAELFDLQHSDDHKDVLTYTSPTSGEPVGTSFLTPKTPEDLVKRRKAVKVWADHSNGMLGRTGDYMNSSLMALASAADWFAQANPAFGENIRRYYEQVREEDLLCTHTLIPPQVNRSVAGTQQAGGKLAARIVKEDDNGVVIHGARMLATIAPFADEMLVFPSTVLRGTPEDKPYSYAFAIPNDTPGLRYIAREPLDYDRPRHDHPLGSRFEESDCVVVFDNVHVPYERCFALGDAELCNGFYSQTSSVVHMTHQVVTRTTAKTEYILGLVSLLAEAIGIEQFQHVQEDIAEIITTLEMLRAFLRAAEADAEINEYGVLTPAFAPLNAARNLYPKLYQRFPQILRKLGASGLMATPTERDINGPAAEDIEAYLQSATLTGAERVKLFRLVWDTCISAFSSRQALYEYYFFGDPVRMAGAYVKSYDREPYKARVQAFLDRA, encoded by the coding sequence ATGGCCGCACGCACCGGCAAGGAATACCTGGAGCGCCTCGCCGCCTCCCGCCCCACCGTCCACATCCAGGGCGAGACCGTCACCGGCGGCATCCAGGACCACCCCGCCTTCCGCAATGTCGTTCAGACCTACGCCGAACTGTTCGACCTCCAGCACTCCGACGACCACAAGGACGTCCTCACCTACACCTCGCCCACGTCCGGCGAGCCGGTGGGCACTTCCTTCCTCACGCCGAAGACCCCGGAGGACCTGGTCAAGCGCCGCAAGGCGGTGAAGGTGTGGGCCGACCACAGCAACGGCATGCTCGGCCGCACCGGCGACTACATGAACAGCTCCCTGATGGCGCTCGCCTCGGCCGCCGACTGGTTCGCCCAGGCGAACCCGGCCTTCGGCGAGAACATCCGCCGCTACTACGAGCAGGTCCGCGAAGAGGACCTGCTGTGTACGCACACGCTGATCCCGCCGCAGGTCAACCGGTCCGTGGCCGGCACCCAGCAGGCAGGCGGCAAGCTGGCCGCGCGGATCGTGAAGGAGGACGACAACGGGGTCGTGATCCACGGCGCGCGCATGCTAGCCACCATCGCCCCGTTCGCCGACGAGATGCTCGTCTTCCCGTCGACCGTGCTGCGCGGCACCCCCGAGGACAAGCCGTACTCCTACGCCTTCGCCATTCCCAACGACACCCCCGGCCTGCGTTACATCGCCCGTGAGCCCCTCGACTACGACCGCCCGCGCCACGACCACCCCCTCGGCTCCCGCTTCGAGGAGTCGGACTGCGTGGTCGTCTTCGACAACGTGCACGTGCCCTACGAGCGCTGCTTCGCCCTCGGCGACGCGGAGCTGTGCAACGGCTTCTACTCGCAGACGTCGTCCGTGGTGCACATGACCCACCAGGTCGTCACCCGCACCACCGCCAAGACCGAGTACATCCTCGGCCTGGTGTCCCTGCTCGCCGAGGCCATCGGCATCGAGCAGTTCCAGCACGTCCAGGAGGACATCGCCGAGATCATCACCACGCTGGAGATGCTCCGCGCCTTCCTGCGCGCCGCCGAGGCCGACGCCGAGATCAACGAGTACGGCGTCCTCACCCCCGCCTTCGCCCCGCTCAACGCGGCCCGCAACCTCTACCCCAAGCTGTACCAGCGCTTCCCGCAGATCCTGCGCAAGCTCGGCGCCTCCGGCCTGATGGCCACCCCGACCGAGCGAGACATCAACGGCCCGGCCGCCGAGGACATCGAGGCCTATCTGCAGTCCGCGACCCTGACCGGCGCCGAGCGCGTCAAGCTCTTCCGCCTGGTGTGGGACACCTGCATCTCGGCGTTCTCCAGCCGCCAGGCGCTGTACGAGTACTACTTCTTCGGCGACCCGGTGCGGATGGCCGGCGCGTACGTGAAGAGCTACGACCGCGAGCCGTACAAGGCCAGGGTCCAGGCCTTCCTCGACCGCGCCTGA
- the dapA gene encoding 4-hydroxy-tetrahydrodipicolinate synthase gives MKFRSDPSAIRGSIAPVVTPFTDEGAVDHDSLRSLIRFQLDSGSHGISLGGSTGEPSAQSVAERIAAMRTTVEEIGDRVPFLPGTGSHKLNETLELTAAAQELGADAALVITPYYARPTQEALYEWYARVAREFPDLPIVAYNVPSRTAVDIAPETVKRLFTDFDNFVGVKETTKDFEHFSRVLHACGRSLLVWSGIELLCLPLLALGGAGFVSAVANLAPGAVARMYELWEVGDFEGARDLHYRLHPLVDLLFVETNPAPAKWVLAQQGRIASPHVRPPLITPTAPGLTRIRALLTEGGDLTQQLGTQQNGADK, from the coding sequence ATGAAGTTCCGCAGCGACCCCTCCGCCATCCGCGGATCCATCGCCCCGGTCGTCACCCCGTTCACCGACGAGGGCGCCGTCGACCACGACAGCCTGCGCTCGCTGATCCGCTTCCAGCTGGATTCCGGTTCGCACGGCATCTCGCTCGGCGGCTCCACCGGCGAGCCCAGCGCGCAGAGCGTCGCCGAGCGGATCGCCGCGATGCGTACCACCGTCGAGGAGATCGGCGACCGGGTGCCCTTCCTGCCCGGAACCGGCTCCCACAAGCTGAACGAGACCCTGGAACTCACCGCCGCCGCCCAGGAGTTGGGCGCCGACGCGGCCCTGGTCATCACGCCGTACTACGCGCGGCCCACGCAGGAGGCCCTCTATGAGTGGTACGCGAGGGTGGCCCGCGAGTTCCCGGACCTGCCGATCGTCGCGTACAACGTGCCCTCCCGCACCGCGGTCGACATCGCCCCCGAGACGGTGAAGCGACTGTTCACCGACTTCGACAACTTCGTCGGGGTCAAGGAGACCACCAAGGACTTCGAGCACTTCTCCCGCGTGCTGCACGCCTGCGGCCGCTCGCTGCTGGTGTGGTCCGGCATCGAACTCCTCTGCCTGCCGCTGCTCGCCCTCGGCGGCGCCGGCTTCGTCAGCGCCGTGGCCAACCTGGCGCCGGGCGCCGTGGCCAGGATGTACGAGCTGTGGGAGGTGGGGGACTTCGAAGGCGCACGGGACCTGCACTACCGCCTGCACCCGCTGGTGGACCTGCTGTTCGTGGAGACCAACCCGGCCCCGGCGAAGTGGGTCCTCGCCCAGCAGGGTCGGATTGCCTCCCCGCACGTACGGCCACCGCTCATCACGCCCACCGCCCCGGGCCTGACCCGCATCCGCGCCCTCCTCACCGAGGGCGGAGACCTGACACAGCAGCTCGGAACGCAGCAGAACGGAGCCGACAAGTGA
- a CDS encoding flavin reductase family protein, which translates to MSQALAPPSPGALRACMSRFATGVTVVTYAGEDGPRGATMNSFTSVSADPALVVVSVARRARCHDQLLDSSFCVNILGAEQEPLARLFAGAQGAAEPRWVTGARVPRLANPLAWMECEPWRAYDGGDHTLVVGRVTDLGHRDGDALTYAWSRFGTAAESTDGIEHLI; encoded by the coding sequence ATGTCCCAAGCCCTCGCCCCTCCCAGCCCCGGTGCCCTGCGCGCCTGCATGTCCCGGTTCGCCACCGGCGTCACCGTCGTGACGTACGCGGGCGAGGACGGTCCCCGGGGCGCGACCATGAACTCCTTCACGTCCGTCTCCGCAGATCCCGCACTGGTGGTCGTCAGCGTCGCCCGACGCGCCCGCTGCCACGACCAACTGCTCGACAGCTCCTTCTGCGTCAACATCCTCGGCGCCGAACAGGAGCCGCTGGCCCGGCTGTTCGCCGGGGCGCAGGGCGCCGCCGAGCCCCGCTGGGTGACCGGGGCCCGGGTGCCCCGCCTCGCGAATCCCCTGGCATGGATGGAGTGCGAGCCCTGGCGGGCGTACGACGGCGGCGACCACACCCTCGTCGTCGGCCGCGTCACCGACCTCGGCCACCGCGACGGCGACGCCCTCACCTACGCCTGGAGCCGCTTCGGCACCGCGGCCGAGTCCACCGACGGCATCGAACACCTCATCTGA
- a CDS encoding GntR family transcriptional regulator, with translation MTMMGDARQSKARLMSDKAYETLREAIVSCELAPGTWIKASELSESLGLGRTPTMQALQRLEAAGFARPVKRKGWQVTPMTLQSVQDILEAFELTAPSLVVLIIRNATDEQIAMFAELVTTTAPDDRPAPELSPDLMKSAPIRYLVQICGNPVMTEMALPLATHVERVLRFGLLHDNFLDRAHVRWRNVFFEALAARDEKRAREAVLKVIHVGASELYRILQAAESIRSVPLHVERAS, from the coding sequence ATGACGATGATGGGGGACGCCAGGCAGAGCAAGGCGCGGCTGATGAGTGACAAGGCCTACGAGACGCTTCGTGAGGCCATCGTGAGCTGCGAACTGGCGCCGGGGACATGGATCAAGGCGTCCGAGCTCTCGGAGTCGCTCGGCCTGGGGCGGACGCCGACGATGCAGGCGCTGCAGCGCCTGGAGGCGGCCGGGTTCGCCCGTCCCGTGAAGCGCAAGGGCTGGCAGGTCACGCCGATGACGCTGCAGAGCGTCCAGGACATCCTCGAAGCCTTCGAGCTGACCGCCCCGTCGCTGGTGGTGCTGATCATCCGCAACGCCACCGACGAGCAGATCGCCATGTTCGCCGAATTGGTGACGACGACGGCACCGGACGACCGCCCCGCGCCCGAACTCAGTCCTGACCTGATGAAGTCGGCGCCGATCCGTTATCTCGTCCAGATTTGCGGCAATCCGGTGATGACGGAAATGGCGCTTCCCTTGGCGACGCATGTGGAACGAGTTCTCCGATTCGGACTGTTGCATGACAATTTCCTGGACCGCGCTCACGTCCGCTGGCGCAACGTCTTCTTTGAAGCTTTGGCTGCCCGCGATGAGAAACGCGCACGGGAGGCGGTCCTCAAGGTGATTCACGTCGGCGCCTCGGAGCTCTACCGGATCCTTCAGGCCGCGGAGTCCATCCGGTCGGTTCCCCTACACGTCGAACGTGCCTCCTGA